From Pyrenophora tritici-repentis strain M4 chromosome 1, whole genome shotgun sequence, the proteins below share one genomic window:
- a CDS encoding PckA, Phosphoenolpyruvate carboxykinase (ATP), giving the protein MVTQTVNKTNLHPSGVAPNVEHTEIEEALHDKAHIDYDRVAIIANPSVAALYEDALVYETGSAITASGALSAYSGAKTGRSPSDKRIVEEDSSKNDVWWGPVNKPMKTDVWRINRERAIDYLNTRKRIYVVDGFAGWDVRYRIRVRVVCARAYHALFMRNMLIRPSKEELEHFKPDYTIYNAGAFPANRYTSGMTSSTSVALNFADKEMVILGTEYAGEMKKGIFTVLYYEMPVKHNVLTLHSSANEGQSGDVTVFFGLSGTGKTTLSADPKRALIGDDEHCWSDTGIFNIEGGCYAKCIGLSAEKEPDIFGAIRFGSILENVVFDPVTRQVDYDDDTLTENTRCAYPIEYIENTKIPCISENHPSNIILLTCDARGVLPPISKLSPEQTMYHFISGYTSKMAGTEQGVTEPQATFSSCFAQPFLALHPMRYAKMLAEKIKEHNANAWLLNTGWVGAGATTGGKRCPLKYTRAILDAIHSGELAKVEYETYETFGLSVPKTCPNVPDELLNPAKSWNGTADFKGEVEKLGKLFMENFKKYEDQATKDVIESGPHVCCCPKH; this is encoded by the exons ATGGTCACTCAAACTGTCAACAAGACAAATCTCCACCCGTCTGGCGTTGC GCCGAACGTGGAACACACGGAGATTGAAGAAGCACTTCATGACAAGGCACACATTGACTATGACCGTGTAGCTATC ATTGCCAACCCTTCAGTTGCCGCTCTTTACGAGGACGCGCTCGTATACGAGACTGGCTCGGCTATCACAGCATCGGGTGCTCTCTCCGCATACTCAGGAGCTAAGACGGGCCGCTCGCCCTCGGATAAGCGTATCGTCGAGGAAGACTCGTCGAAAAACGATGTCTGGTGGGGCCCAGTGAACAAGCCGATGAAAACCGAC GTCTGGCGCATCAACCGTGAACGTGCCATTGACTACCTCAACACTAGGAAGCGCATCTATGTCGTCGATGGCTTCGCTGGCTGGGATGTCCGCTACCGGATACGCGTACGAGTCGTTTGCGCTCGCGCGTACCATGCCCTCTTCATGCGCAACATGTTGATCCGACCTTCAAAGGAGGAGCTTGAGCATTTCAAGCCTGATTACACTATTTACAATGCTGGTGCTTTCCCTGCCAACAGGTACACTAGTGGTATGACATCGTCGACATCGGTTGCCCTCAACTTTGCCGACAAGGAGATGGTTATCCTCGGCACTGAATACGCTGGTGAAATGAAAAAAGG AATTTTCACCGTGCTTTACTACGAGATGCCTGTCAAGCACAACGTCCTCACACTACACTCCTCAGCCAACGAGGGTCAGAGCGGAGACGTTACCGTATTCTTCGGTCTCTCTGGAACTGGAAAGACTACCTTGTCTGCCGACCCCAAGCGTGCCCTGATCGGAGACGACGAGCACTGCTGGAGCGACACTGGTATCTTCAACATCGAGGGTGGCTGCTACGCCAAGTGCATTGGCCTGTCTGCCGAGAAGGAGCCGGATATCTTCGGTGCCATCCGCTTCGGCTCCATCCTTGAGAACGTCGTCTTCGACCCCGTGACCCGCCAGGTAGACTACGATGACGACACTTTGACCGAGAACACCCGCTGCGCCTACCCCATCGAGTACATTGAGAACACCAAGATTCCTTGCATCTCAGAGAACCACCCCAGTAACATCATCCTCCTCACCTGCGACGCACGTGGTGTTCTTCCTCCCATCTCCAAGCTTAGCCCCGAGCAGACCATGTACCACTTCATCTCTGGTTACACATCCAAGATGGCCGGTACCGAGCAGGGTGTCACCGAACCCCAGGCCACTTTCTCGTCTTGCTTCGCACAGCCCTTCCTTGCTCTTCACCCCATGCGCTACGCCAAGATGCTTGCGGAGAAGATCAAGGAGCACAATGCCAACGCCTGGCTTCTCAACACCGGTTGGGTAGGCGCTGGCGCGACTACTG GTGGCAAGCGATGCCCGCTGAAGTACACCCGCGCCATCCTCGACGCCATCCATTCGGGCGAGCTCGCAAAGGTCGAATACGAAACCTACGAGACTTTCGGTCTCTCCGTCCCCAAGACCTGCCCCAACGTCCCCGACGAGTTGCTCAACCCCGCAAAGTCGTGGAACGGCACCGCCGACTTCAAGGGCGAAGTCGAAAAGCTCGGCAAGCTCTTCATGGAGAACTTC